The uncultured Cohaesibacter sp. genomic sequence GGTGTGCTGTGTTTGTGGTTTTCTGTATTTGCGTGAGACTGAGAAGTTCGGATAGTTGGAAATGATGCGTCTTTGGGAATGGATAGTCGTGCCGGTCCGGATTTTCTGGCGGTTCTCCGATAATCATGGCTTTGCGCTGGCCAGCAACATCGCCTTCTCCATGCTGCTTTCGATCTTTCCGTTTCTGCTGCTACTCACGGGGGTGTCCGTGTGGATCGGTGGCGACGCACTGGGCAAGGTGCTGCAGGATATGCTGAGCTTGCTGTTGCCGGATGCGATTGCCGATATTCTGCAGCCCGATGTGGACGCGGTTATTGCAGAGCGCACCCGCAGCCTTTTGTCTATTTCACTGGTCGTCTTCCTCGTTACCCTGACGTCGTTGGTGGAGAGCCTGCGCGAAGGGCTGAATCGCGCATATGGCTATTATGAACGCCGCTCGATCCTGTCGCGTCGGGCGATGGGGCTGCTGGCTATCTTCGGAGCGACCGGGGTGATGATCATCGTTGCTTCGGCTCTGTTCTTTGCGCCCATCGCATGGAACATGCTCAAGCCGCATATTTCATGGATCAAGGATTTCCAATATACCTTCAACGTGGTGCGCTTTGGTATCGCCATTCCGCTTCTGACTCTCTTTCTGGTGGCGAGCCACCGTTGGCTTCCCATGCGCACGACCGAATGGGCTGATCTCTGGCCCGGCGCTCTGTCCACACTGGTTCTGTGGTGGATCACGGCTGAGGCCTATTCCTACTATCTATCGCACTTTGCCCAATATGCCCGTGTTTATGCCGGGCTGGCCGGTGTCGTGGCGACGCTGATCTTCCTGCAGATCATTTCAATGATTTATCTGTATGGTGCCGAGGTGAATGCCTGGATCATTCGCTGGCGGCGCATACAGCGCAGCAAGAATGCCAAGCCCTATTCCGATCCAGATGAAAAATCAGCGACACCTTCGCCTGAAAAACCGGCAAATGATTATTAGAAGTGCGCTCGCGAGACGCGCTCTCATGGTTTGAGAAGGGCGTGACTAGATAGGATGGATGGAAGAAAAAGCCGGGGTGTCCCGGCTTTTGTTTGTCTGCCCAGTGGTAGGGCTATGCGTCACGGCTGGCCAGGATTGTTTCTTCCAGCGTTTTGAGACCTGTCCTTGTGGCATTGACCATGCAGGACATGTTGCCCGGCTGATGTTTGTTGCTCAGCATCAATTCATGGGCCTTGGGAATTTGCTCCCATGTGAACACATCTGACATGCAAGGGTTGATATGGCTATCAATGACCATCTGGTTGGCGGCCATGGCCTGCTTGAGATGGGCAAAATGGGACCCCTGAACCCGCTTCTGGTGCATCCAGACATAGCGGGCGTCCATGGTCAGGTTAAAGCCCGAGGTGCCCGCACAGATGACCACCATGCCTCCGCGTTTGACGACAAATGTTGAGACTGGCATCGTGGCTTCACCGGGATGCTCGAAGACCATGTCGACATTCTTGCCCTTGCCGGTGATGTCCCAGATGGCCTTTCCGAATTTTCGTACTTCGGCAAACCATTCTGCATATTCGGGAGAATTGACCTTGGGAAGCTGACCCCAGCAATTGAAGTCCTTGCGATTGATAACGCCCTTGGCGCCAAGGCTCATGACGAATTCGCGTTTGCTCTCGTCGGAAATGACGCCGATGGCATTGGCTCCGGCTGCGGCAGCAATCTGTATTCCGAAGACACCCAGTCCGCCTGAAGCCCCCCAGACCAGCACATTCTGGCCCGGCTTCAGCTCATGAGGCATATGGCCGAACATCATGCGGTAGGCTGTGGCGAGCGTCAGCACATAGCAGGCGCTTTCTTCCCATGTGAGATGTTTGGGGCGCGGCATCAACTGTTGGGCCTGCACCTTGGAGAATTGGGCAAATGAGCCATCCGGTGTCTCATAGCCCCAGATGCGCTGGGTGGGTGAAAACATCGGGTCGCCACCGTTGCATTCTTCGTCGTCGCCGTCATCCTGATTGCAATGGATGACAACCTCGTCGCCGACTTTCCAGTTGCGCACCTTGCTGCCAACGGCCCAGACGATACCCGACGCGTCCGATCCTGCGATATGGTAGGGCTGCTTATGTACGTCGAAGACGGAGACCGGCTCGCCAAGGCCTGCCCAGATGCCATTATAATTGACCCCGGCAGCCATGTTCAGAACCAGCACTTCGTGGCTGTCCAGCTCCCATGTTGGCACCACTTCGACCTGAAATGATTTCTCCGGTGGTCCCTGGCGGTCTCGGCGGATGGCCCAGGCATACATTTCTTTGGGCACATGGCCCAGCGGCGGAATGTCTCCTATTTCATAGAGATCTTTCTTCTCGCCGGTTGTGCCTTGGGCAAGCAAGTCCTCGGTCATTGGTGCTCCTCCCGATCAGTACAAACTGTCAGCTACATCGCTTATGGTGCAACGCAGCATTAATGGGCGTATTTGGTCCCATTTTATGGTGCGGTTGCGAAATTATCCAAAATTATTGGGTCAGAAGATATAAGTCTTATTGCCAATTTGAATTTTGCGTGTGCGAAGAGACACTCTGTGCTCCAAGAGAAGCGATCTCTCCTGTGGCGGCCTAGGGAGGCCCTCAGAACGGGAGAGCAGAGGGAAAAAGCCGTAAGACCTTGTCTCCATTGCGCTGTCCGGATGCTTCCGGTTGCAAAGAGATCAGGACGGGCTCGCTTTAGGGGGTGGGGCCATGCGGCCTTTGCGGGAGGAAAGCAAGATGAGTGGCGATAAGGCTATAAACAAAAGTATGGACGCTACCGGTGTTAAAAAGCCAACAGCCGGTCAGGAAAAGGACCGCCCTTGGATCTTTCGTACCTATGCGGGGCATTCAACCGCCAAGGCTTCCAATGCGCTTTACAGGAACAACCTCTCCAAAGGGCAGACAGGTCTGTCGGTCGCCTTCGATCTGCCGACCCAGACGGGCTATGATCCGGATCATCCGCTGGCGCGCGGCGAGGTTGGCAAGGTCGGTGTGCCAATCGCCAATATCGGCGATATGCGGGAATTGTTCGACCAGATACCGCTTGAGCAAATGAATACCTCGATGACGATCAATGCAACAGCCGCCTGGCTGCTTGCGCTCTATATTGCTGTGGCTGACGAGCAAGGGGCTGACAGGACCAAGCTTGCAGGAACCACGCAGAATGATCTGATCAAGGAATATCTCTCGCGGGGGACTTATGTGTTCCCGCCCAAGCCATCCCTGAAGCTGACCACCGACATTATCGGATTTACCTATAGTCATATGCCCAAATTCAACCCGATGAATGTGTGCTCCTATCATTTGCAGGAAGCGGGGGCGACGCCGGTGCAGGAATTGGCCTTTGCGTTGTCAACGGCGATTGCCGTGCTGGATGCGGTCAAGGCGAGCGAAGTGCTCGATGACGAGGATTTTCCCAAGGCCGTGGGGCGTATTTCCTTTTTCGTGAATGCGGGCATGCGCTTTGTGACCGAGATCTGCAAAATGCGCGCCTTTGCTGAATTGTGGGAGGAGATTTGCCGCGAACGCTATGGGGTCGAAGAAGAGCGCTATCGCCGCTTCCGCTATGGGGTGCAGGTGAACTCGTTGGGGCTTACAGAGCAGCAGCCGGAGAATAATGTCTATCGCATTCTGATCGAGATGCTGGCTGTGGTGTTGTCCAAGAATGCCCGCGCCCGGGCGGTCCAGTTGCCCGCCTGGAACGAAGCGCTGGGCTTGCCACGCCCGTGGGATCAGCAATGGTCCCTGAGAATGCAACAGGTCATGGCGTATGAGACGGATCTCCTGGAATATGGGGATCTGTTCGACGGATCGTCAGTGATCGATGCCAAAGTCAAGGCGCTCAAGGCCGAAGCTCGTGAGGAAATGGTACGCATTGAGGAAATGGGCGGTGCCATCTCGGCTATTGAATCAAGCTATATGAAGCAGAAGCTCGTTGAATCCAACGCCAAACGCCTTGAGGGGATCGAGAGCGGCGAGCAGATTCTTGTCGGGGTCAATAAATATCTGGAAAGCGAGCCTTCGCCGCTGTCATCGGGAAAGGATAGCGGCATTTTGACGGTTGATCCGGCGGTTGAGGAAGAAGCCGTTGCCAAGATAAAGGCATGGCGCGAGGAACGTGACGATCTGGCTGTCGAAGACGCCTTGACCGCCCTGCGCGAGGCGGCCAAGGCCGGAGCCAATATCATGGAGCCATCCATCTCCTGCGCCAAGGCGGGGGTGACAACCGGTGAATGGGCGGCTGTGTTGCGCGATGTCTTTGGTGAATATCGCGCGCCAACCGGTGTTGGCAAATCCGCTCGCATGGAAGGGGACGATGTTTCCGAAGTGCGCGAGGCGGTCAACAAGGCCTCTGCTGTGCTTGGCCGACGCCTCAAAATCCTGGTTGGAAAGCCGGGGTTGGATGGACATTCAAACGGTGCGGAACAGATTGCCGTGCGGGCACGGGATTCTGGCATGGAGGTTGTCTATCAGGGCATTCGCTTAACGCCTGAGCAGATCGTCAATACAGCCCTTGAAGAAGGCGTGCATGTGGTCGGATTGTCCATTCTGTCCGGCTCGCATCTCGCGCTCGTGGGCGATGTGATGAAGCTGATGAAGGAAGCGGAACTGGATGACGTACCTGTCGTGGTGGGCGGGATCATTCCGCCGGCGGATGAAGAGATCCTCAAAGGCTATGGTGTTGCGGCTGTTTACACGCCGAAGAATTTTCAGATCAACGAGATTATGAAGAATATCGCAGGGCTGGTTGCCTGAACTTGTTTTGGCTGCGGCGTCATAGCCACGCGACATTGCCGGAAAGGAAACAAAGGGCCCTAATCTGTGGGCCCTTTTGGTCTTCATCAGCGGTCTACTCTATTTTCATGGACCCTAAAGTTGGGAGGGTGTTCTTTCGGCAAGGCAGGTTGTCACCAACTCATAGAGCCTGTCTGCTTCAATCGGTCGTGTGATCCATGCCTTGAAGGGAGCAATCGCCTCTGGGGGATCGTCGGCGGAAATGGCGATGACGGGTAGCGCTGCGCATTTTTCCGTTTGTTGGAGCCGCTCTATCAGCTCCCATCCGCTCATGCCTTCCATGCGAATATCAAAGATCGCCAGATCCGGCAGGTCCCTTTCAAGCAGGTCCAAGGCCTCGCTGCCCGATTGCGCCGTGATCGGGTCTAGGCCCAGCGCTTTCAATATTTCGGCCAGAATGAGCAGATTGGTTTTGTTGTCATCGACAATGAGAATCTTTGCTTTTGCCTCTTCTTCTTCCTGCTTGGGTTGCGCGAAAGGAGGCTGGTTGATGCGCAGCCCTGTAGGTGGTGTCTTTTGCCATTCAGAAGAGCGGGCTTCTTCGAGCGGCAGGGTTATGAGAAAACAGGCACCATGGGGCTCGTTTTCTTGCGCCTTTATGGTGCCTCCCATGACGGAAAGAATATGGCGTGCGCTCCATAGGCCAAGCCCTTTGCCATCAGAAGCGTCCTGCTCCTTCCCGCGATGATAGGGCTCGAACAGCAGTTCGGGATTTTCTTCTCGAAAGCCCGGCCCATTATCGCATAGGGTGAGCAGGATCTCGCTGTCTGATTTGAGTGTGGCTGTCAGCTCTATCTGCGCTTGATGGGCATATTTCAGGGCATTGTCGAGCAATAGCATCAGGGTTCTGTGCAAGTAGCCTGGCGCAGGTGCCATCGGGGTTACGGCCTCAAGGGCTTGGGAAATCTCCAGCTTGAACCGGGCTCCATGGGAATTGGCCAACAGGGAGGCAAGGCCCTCGAATTCTCTTAGCCAACAACTGAGCAGGATCGTGTCCTGCTTGGGTTGCTTGAAGAGTTCCGCACCGCCTTCCACAATGGTCATGGCATTGCTGGCAGTAAAATGCAGCGCCTCGATGAGGGCGGCGGTCTTCTCCTGATCTTCAGATTTGCGGATAAGGTCAGTCAGAGACACAATAGCGCTCAAATGTGTGCGCAAATCGTGACGAAAGCTGTCCGTTTTTTGTTTTTTTGTATCGGTCTTCAGGCTGTTTCTTGTCAT encodes the following:
- a CDS encoding YihY/virulence factor BrkB family protein — translated: MMRLWEWIVVPVRIFWRFSDNHGFALASNIAFSMLLSIFPFLLLLTGVSVWIGGDALGKVLQDMLSLLLPDAIADILQPDVDAVIAERTRSLLSISLVVFLVTLTSLVESLREGLNRAYGYYERRSILSRRAMGLLAIFGATGVMIIVASALFFAPIAWNMLKPHISWIKDFQYTFNVVRFGIAIPLLTLFLVASHRWLPMRTTEWADLWPGALSTLVLWWITAEAYSYYLSHFAQYARVYAGLAGVVATLIFLQIISMIYLYGAEVNAWIIRWRRIQRSKNAKPYSDPDEKSATPSPEKPANDY
- the ccrA gene encoding crotonyl-CoA carboxylase/reductase, which translates into the protein MTEDLLAQGTTGEKKDLYEIGDIPPLGHVPKEMYAWAIRRDRQGPPEKSFQVEVVPTWELDSHEVLVLNMAAGVNYNGIWAGLGEPVSVFDVHKQPYHIAGSDASGIVWAVGSKVRNWKVGDEVVIHCNQDDGDDEECNGGDPMFSPTQRIWGYETPDGSFAQFSKVQAQQLMPRPKHLTWEESACYVLTLATAYRMMFGHMPHELKPGQNVLVWGASGGLGVFGIQIAAAAGANAIGVISDESKREFVMSLGAKGVINRKDFNCWGQLPKVNSPEYAEWFAEVRKFGKAIWDITGKGKNVDMVFEHPGEATMPVSTFVVKRGGMVVICAGTSGFNLTMDARYVWMHQKRVQGSHFAHLKQAMAANQMVIDSHINPCMSDVFTWEQIPKAHELMLSNKHQPGNMSCMVNATRTGLKTLEETILASRDA
- a CDS encoding protein meaA; this translates as MDATGVKKPTAGQEKDRPWIFRTYAGHSTAKASNALYRNNLSKGQTGLSVAFDLPTQTGYDPDHPLARGEVGKVGVPIANIGDMRELFDQIPLEQMNTSMTINATAAWLLALYIAVADEQGADRTKLAGTTQNDLIKEYLSRGTYVFPPKPSLKLTTDIIGFTYSHMPKFNPMNVCSYHLQEAGATPVQELAFALSTAIAVLDAVKASEVLDDEDFPKAVGRISFFVNAGMRFVTEICKMRAFAELWEEICRERYGVEEERYRRFRYGVQVNSLGLTEQQPENNVYRILIEMLAVVLSKNARARAVQLPAWNEALGLPRPWDQQWSLRMQQVMAYETDLLEYGDLFDGSSVIDAKVKALKAEAREEMVRIEEMGGAISAIESSYMKQKLVESNAKRLEGIESGEQILVGVNKYLESEPSPLSSGKDSGILTVDPAVEEEAVAKIKAWREERDDLAVEDALTALREAAKAGANIMEPSISCAKAGVTTGEWAAVLRDVFGEYRAPTGVGKSARMEGDDVSEVREAVNKASAVLGRRLKILVGKPGLDGHSNGAEQIAVRARDSGMEVVYQGIRLTPEQIVNTALEEGVHVVGLSILSGSHLALVGDVMKLMKEAELDDVPVVVGGIIPPADEEILKGYGVAAVYTPKNFQINEIMKNIAGLVA
- a CDS encoding ATP-binding protein — its product is MSLTDLIRKSEDQEKTAALIEALHFTASNAMTIVEGGAELFKQPKQDTILLSCWLREFEGLASLLANSHGARFKLEISQALEAVTPMAPAPGYLHRTLMLLLDNALKYAHQAQIELTATLKSDSEILLTLCDNGPGFREENPELLFEPYHRGKEQDASDGKGLGLWSARHILSVMGGTIKAQENEPHGACFLITLPLEEARSSEWQKTPPTGLRINQPPFAQPKQEEEEAKAKILIVDDNKTNLLILAEILKALGLDPITAQSGSEALDLLERDLPDLAIFDIRMEGMSGWELIERLQQTEKCAALPVIAISADDPPEAIAPFKAWITRPIEADRLYELVTTCLAERTPSQL